A genome region from Streptomyces antimycoticus includes the following:
- a CDS encoding MFS transporter, with protein sequence MGARRKLGRQFGWLWAAYAVSAFGTWLAFDAFPMIAIMVLHAGAAQVSLLAAAGLAVGAAVAVPLGPWMEFRRKRPVMITMDVVRFAALMTVPVLFLLGRLTFVQLVVVSVVVSAADIAFTAASGAALKALVPREDLLVANARFESTSWTATMLGPQIGGAAIGLFGPVMAVAANAVSFLLSAAGIRAIGGTEPLPERAGPPPRLRAGELLEGWRCILTHPALRPLFFNQVLVGGLIMATAPLLAVLMLGSLGFAPWQYAMAFTLPCVGGLIGSRLAPRLAARFGRHRVMLISGALRACWLPGLAFVRPGTAGLVLVMAVELGLICCMGVFTPLYATYRLDRTPADRVARTLSAWSVSSKATIAILTALWGLLAAVTGPRIAIATAGVLSLATPLLLPRHEHDAPRPAPSRNRRRATPDSESA encoded by the coding sequence ATGGGGGCGAGGCGGAAGCTGGGGCGGCAGTTCGGATGGCTCTGGGCGGCGTACGCGGTCAGCGCGTTCGGCACCTGGCTCGCGTTCGACGCATTCCCGATGATCGCGATCATGGTGCTCCATGCCGGGGCGGCCCAGGTGTCGCTGCTGGCGGCCGCGGGGCTGGCGGTGGGGGCGGCGGTGGCGGTGCCGCTCGGGCCGTGGATGGAGTTCCGCCGCAAGCGGCCGGTGATGATCACGATGGATGTGGTCCGGTTCGCGGCCCTGATGACCGTTCCCGTCCTGTTTCTGCTCGGCCGGCTCACCTTCGTCCAGCTCGTGGTCGTGTCGGTCGTCGTCTCCGCGGCCGACATCGCCTTCACCGCGGCCAGTGGCGCCGCTCTGAAAGCGCTCGTGCCACGGGAGGACCTGCTGGTGGCGAACGCGCGGTTCGAGTCCACGTCCTGGACCGCCACCATGCTCGGACCGCAGATCGGCGGGGCCGCGATCGGGCTCTTCGGTCCGGTGATGGCCGTGGCGGCCAATGCGGTCAGCTTTCTGCTCTCCGCGGCGGGGATCCGTGCGATCGGCGGCACGGAGCCACTCCCCGAGCGCGCCGGCCCGCCTCCACGGCTGCGGGCCGGTGAGCTGCTGGAGGGCTGGCGGTGCATTCTGACCCACCCGGCACTGCGCCCGCTGTTCTTCAACCAGGTCCTGGTGGGCGGGCTGATCATGGCGACCGCGCCACTGCTCGCCGTCCTCATGCTCGGCAGCCTGGGGTTCGCGCCCTGGCAGTACGCCATGGCCTTCACACTGCCGTGCGTCGGGGGTCTGATCGGCTCCCGGCTGGCTCCCCGCCTGGCGGCACGGTTCGGGCGGCACCGGGTCATGCTGATCTCGGGGGCGCTGCGGGCGTGCTGGCTGCCGGGGTTGGCCTTCGTCCGCCCCGGTACGGCGGGGCTGGTGCTGGTCATGGCGGTCGAGCTGGGGCTGATCTGCTGCATGGGCGTGTTCACCCCGCTGTACGCCACCTATCGGCTCGACCGGACCCCGGCGGACCGGGTCGCCCGCACCCTCTCCGCGTGGTCGGTCTCCAGCAAGGCCACCATCGCGATCCTGACCGCCCTGTGGGGCCTGCTGGCCGCTGTCACCGGCCCCCGGATCGCGATCGCCACAGCCGGAGTACTCAGCCTGGCGACCCCGCTCCTCCTCCCCCGGCACGAGCACGACGCACCCCGCCCCGCCCCGAGCAGGAACCGGCGGCGAGCCACACCTGATTCGGAGTCTGCATGA
- a CDS encoding TetR/AcrR family transcriptional regulator, giving the protein MGHREQLMAGAKRCLEERGFARTTSRDIAAAANAPLGTINYHYGSKERLLNAALLESLDEWSEQVRSGSAEAAPASEAGARVESMWARIIESETTDRPLLVASAEALAQAERSAEVRQQLAEAFERSRTALAADLHGIEDAEEGEVARAVGSVHMALIAGLTQQWLVDPERAPSAREVATGLRRIAQALESDA; this is encoded by the coding sequence ATGGGACATCGGGAACAGTTGATGGCCGGGGCGAAGCGGTGCCTGGAGGAGCGGGGTTTCGCCCGTACGACCTCGCGTGACATCGCCGCCGCCGCCAACGCACCGCTCGGCACGATCAATTACCACTACGGCTCGAAGGAGCGGCTGCTCAACGCGGCGCTCCTGGAATCGCTCGACGAGTGGAGCGAGCAGGTGCGGTCCGGGTCGGCGGAGGCCGCCCCGGCATCCGAAGCCGGAGCGCGAGTGGAGTCGATGTGGGCCCGGATCATCGAGTCCGAGACCACGGACCGGCCGCTGCTGGTGGCCAGCGCGGAAGCGCTCGCCCAAGCCGAACGTTCCGCCGAGGTCCGGCAGCAGCTCGCCGAGGCGTTCGAACGGTCCCGTACGGCGCTTGCGGCCGATCTGCACGGCATCGAGGACGCGGAGGAGGGCGAGGTGGCCCGTGCGGTCGGGTCGGTGCACATGGCCCTGATCGCCGGTCTGACCCAGCAGTGGCTGGTCGATCCCGAGCGCGCCCCCTCGGCGCGGGAGGTGGCCACGGGCCTGCGGAGGATCGCCCAGGCCCTCGAGTCCGACGCCTGA
- the dnaE gene encoding DNA polymerase III subunit alpha, with product MTPPFTHLHVHTQYSLLDGAARLKDLFAACQEMGMSHLALTDHGNLHGAYDFFQQATAAGVTPIIGIEAYVAPESRRTKRKIQWGQPHQKRDDVSGSGGYTHKTIWAADATGLHHLFRLSSDAYAHGWLQKWPRMDKEVIAEHAEGLIASTGCPSGELQTRLRLGQFDEALKAASEYQDIFGKDRYFLELMDHGIEIERRVRDGLLEIGRKLGIPPLVTNDSHYTYADEATAHDALLCIQTGKSLSDLDRFRFDGTGYYLKSAAEMYAIDTSDAWQEGCHNTLLVAEQIDTTGMFDKRDLMPRFDVPDGHTEVTWFREEVRRGMARRYPGGVPEDRQKLAAYEMDVIIQMGFPGYFLVVADFIMWAKQQGIAVGPGRGSAAGSLVSYAMGITDLDPVEHGLIFERFLNPERVSMPDVDIDFDERRRVEVIRYVTEKYGADKVAMIGTYGTIKAKNAIKDSARVLGYPYAMGDRITKAMPADVGGKGIPLSGITDPEHPRYSEAGEVRAMYENEPDARKVIDTAKGVEGLVRQMGVHAAGVIMSSEPIVDHVPVWVRHTDGVTITQWDYPTCESLGLLKMDFLGLRNLTIMDDAVTMVRANKGVDLKLLDLPLDDRRTFEMLGGGHTLGVFQFDGSAMRSLLRLMKPNQFEDITAVTALYRPGPMGMNSHINYALRKNGQQEITPIHPELEEPLKEVLDITYGLVVYQEQVQKAAQALAGYSLGQADLLRRAMGKKKQEVLDKEFVPFRDGCRERGYSDEAVQAVWDVLVPFAGYAYNKAHAAAYALVSYWTAYLKANYPAQYMAALLTSVRDDKDKSAVYLNECRRMGIKVLPPNVNESEANFTAQGDDVILFGLTAVRNVGQNVVEAIIRGRKAKGKYASFPDYLDKVEAVVCNKRTTESLIKAGAFDEMGHTRKGLTAHYEALIDNVVAVKRKEAEGQFDLFGGMAGDGGDGEGPGFGLDVEFSDEEWDKPYLLAQEREMLGLYVSDHPLLGLEQLLAGTADATVAQLTGGDFADGAIVTVGGIISGLQRKMTKQGNAWAIATVEDLAGSIECMVFPAAYQLVSAQLVEDTVVFVKGRLDKREDVPRLVAMELAVPDLSARHAPLRLEMLEAHVTPHSVQQLKEILQAHPGPTEVHLRVRGRTGTTVYRLGYRIGIRPEFWADLKAAVAVTRAT from the coding sequence GTGACACCGCCTTTCACCCATCTGCATGTGCACACGCAGTACTCGCTCCTGGACGGCGCGGCCCGGCTGAAGGATCTCTTCGCGGCCTGCCAGGAGATGGGCATGTCGCACCTCGCCCTGACCGACCACGGCAATCTGCACGGTGCGTACGACTTCTTCCAGCAGGCCACGGCCGCGGGCGTGACGCCGATCATCGGGATCGAGGCGTATGTCGCCCCGGAGTCGCGGCGCACCAAGCGCAAGATCCAGTGGGGGCAGCCCCATCAGAAGCGCGATGATGTCTCCGGCTCGGGCGGCTACACCCACAAGACGATCTGGGCGGCGGACGCCACCGGGCTGCACCATCTGTTCCGGCTGTCGTCGGACGCGTATGCGCACGGCTGGCTGCAGAAGTGGCCGCGGATGGACAAGGAGGTCATCGCCGAACACGCCGAGGGGCTGATCGCCTCGACCGGCTGTCCGTCCGGTGAGCTGCAGACCCGGCTGCGGCTGGGCCAGTTCGACGAGGCGCTGAAGGCCGCCTCCGAGTACCAGGACATCTTCGGCAAGGACCGGTATTTCCTGGAGCTGATGGACCACGGCATCGAGATCGAGCGCCGGGTCCGGGACGGGCTGCTGGAGATCGGCAGGAAGCTGGGCATCCCGCCGCTGGTGACGAACGACTCGCACTACACCTACGCGGACGAGGCCACCGCCCACGATGCGCTGCTGTGCATCCAGACCGGCAAGAGCCTCTCCGACCTGGACCGCTTCCGCTTCGACGGCACCGGCTACTACCTCAAGTCCGCCGCCGAGATGTACGCCATCGACACCTCGGACGCCTGGCAGGAGGGCTGCCACAACACCCTGCTGGTCGCCGAGCAGATCGACACCACCGGCATGTTCGACAAGCGCGACCTCATGCCCCGGTTCGATGTGCCCGACGGCCACACCGAGGTCACGTGGTTCCGCGAGGAGGTCCGGCGCGGGATGGCCCGGCGCTATCCGGGTGGCGTCCCCGAGGACCGCCAAAAGCTGGCCGCGTACGAGATGGACGTCATCATCCAGATGGGGTTCCCGGGCTACTTCCTCGTGGTCGCCGACTTCATCATGTGGGCCAAGCAGCAGGGCATCGCCGTCGGGCCGGGCCGAGGCTCCGCGGCCGGTTCGCTCGTCTCGTACGCGATGGGCATCACCGACCTCGACCCGGTCGAGCACGGCCTGATCTTCGAGCGGTTCCTCAACCCCGAGCGGGTGTCCATGCCGGACGTCGACATCGACTTCGACGAGCGCCGGCGGGTCGAGGTGATCCGCTATGTGACGGAGAAGTACGGCGCCGACAAGGTGGCCATGATCGGCACCTACGGCACCATCAAGGCCAAGAACGCCATCAAGGACTCGGCGCGGGTGCTGGGCTATCCGTACGCGATGGGCGACCGCATCACCAAGGCCATGCCCGCCGACGTCGGCGGCAAGGGCATCCCGCTGTCCGGCATCACCGACCCGGAACACCCGCGGTACTCCGAGGCGGGCGAGGTGCGGGCGATGTACGAGAACGAGCCGGATGCGCGGAAGGTCATCGACACCGCCAAGGGTGTCGAGGGCCTGGTGCGGCAGATGGGTGTGCACGCCGCCGGCGTGATCATGTCGAGCGAGCCGATCGTGGACCATGTCCCGGTCTGGGTGCGGCACACCGACGGGGTCACGATCACGCAGTGGGACTACCCCACCTGTGAGTCGCTGGGCCTGCTGAAGATGGACTTCCTGGGCCTGCGCAACCTGACCATCATGGACGACGCCGTCACGATGGTGCGCGCCAACAAGGGCGTCGACCTGAAGTTGCTCGATCTGCCGCTGGACGACCGCAGGACCTTCGAGATGCTCGGCGGTGGCCACACCCTCGGTGTGTTCCAGTTCGACGGCAGCGCGATGCGCTCGCTCCTGCGGCTGATGAAACCGAACCAGTTCGAGGACATCACCGCGGTCACCGCCCTGTACCGGCCGGGCCCGATGGGCATGAACTCGCATATCAACTACGCGCTGCGGAAGAACGGGCAGCAGGAGATCACCCCGATCCACCCCGAGCTGGAGGAGCCGCTCAAGGAGGTCCTCGACATCACCTACGGCCTGGTCGTCTACCAGGAGCAGGTGCAGAAGGCCGCCCAGGCCCTCGCGGGCTACTCACTCGGCCAGGCCGACCTGCTGCGCCGTGCCATGGGCAAGAAGAAGCAGGAGGTCCTGGACAAGGAGTTCGTGCCCTTCCGGGACGGCTGCCGGGAGCGCGGCTACTCCGACGAGGCCGTGCAGGCGGTCTGGGACGTCCTGGTGCCCTTCGCGGGCTACGCCTACAACAAGGCGCACGCGGCCGCCTATGCGCTCGTCTCGTACTGGACCGCGTACCTCAAGGCCAACTACCCCGCCCAGTACATGGCGGCGCTGCTCACCTCGGTCCGGGACGACAAGGACAAGTCGGCGGTCTATCTGAACGAGTGCCGTCGCATGGGCATCAAGGTGCTGCCGCCGAACGTCAATGAGTCCGAGGCCAACTTCACCGCTCAGGGTGATGATGTGATCCTCTTCGGTCTCACGGCGGTCCGGAACGTCGGTCAGAACGTGGTGGAGGCGATCATCCGTGGCCGTAAGGCCAAGGGGAAGTACGCCTCGTTCCCGGACTACCTGGACAAGGTCGAGGCGGTGGTGTGCAACAAGCGCACCACGGAATCGCTGATCAAGGCGGGCGCGTTCGACGAGATGGGCCACACCCGTAAGGGGCTCACTGCGCACTACGAGGCGCTGATCGACAATGTGGTCGCGGTCAAGCGCAAGGAGGCCGAGGGGCAGTTCGACCTCTTCGGCGGCATGGCCGGTGACGGCGGGGATGGCGAGGGGCCGGGCTTCGGCCTCGACGTCGAGTTCTCGGACGAGGAGTGGGACAAGCCGTATCTGCTCGCTCAGGAGCGGGAGATGCTCGGTCTGTACGTCTCCGACCACCCGCTCCTCGGCTTGGAGCAGTTGCTGGCCGGCACGGCGGACGCCACGGTCGCGCAGCTCACCGGCGGCGACTTCGCGGACGGCGCGATCGTCACGGTCGGCGGCATCATCTCCGGTCTGCAGCGCAAGATGACCAAGCAGGGCAACGCCTGGGCCATCGCCACCGTGGAGGACCTGGCCGGCTCCATCGAGTGCATGGTCTTCCCGGCCGCCTACCAGCTGGTGTCGGCCCAGCTCGTCGAGGACACGGTCGTCTTCGTCAAGGGCCGCCTCGACAAGCGCGAGGACGTGCCCCGGCTGGTGGCGATGGAGCTGGCGGTCCCCGACCTCAGTGCCCGCCATGCCCCCCTGCGCCTGGAGATGCTCGAAGCGCACGTGACACCGCACTCCGTCCAGCAGCTCAAGGAGATCCTCCAGGCCCATCCGGGACCGACCGAGGTACATCTGCGGGTGCGCGGCCGGACCGGGACCACCGTCTACCGGCTCGGCTACCGTATCGGCATCCGGCCCGAGTTCTGGGCCGATCTCAAGGCCGCGGTGGCCGTCACCCGGGCCACCTGA
- a CDS encoding LacI family DNA-binding transcriptional regulator codes for MTRRLAEVAKKVGVSEATVSRVLNGKPGVSEATRQAVLSALDVLGYERPTQLRGDRARLVGLVLPELQNPIFPAFAEVIGGALAQLGLTPVLCTQTKGGVSEADYVDLLLQQQVSGVVFAGGLFAQADAPHDHYRLLAERNIPVVLVNAAIEHLGFPGVSCDDAVAVEQAWRHLASLGHERIGLVLGPSDHMPSARKLAAARAVAGRLPDEFVARAIFSIEGGHAAASRLIDRGVTGIICASDPLALGAIRAARRKGLGVPSQVSVVGYDDSAFMNCTEPPLTTVRQPIEAMGRAAVELLNAQIGGAAVPSEELLFEPELVVRGSTAQPPRE; via the coding sequence ATGACGCGACGACTTGCTGAAGTGGCGAAGAAGGTCGGTGTCAGCGAGGCCACGGTCAGCCGGGTACTCAATGGCAAGCCCGGGGTCTCCGAAGCCACCCGGCAGGCGGTGCTGTCCGCGCTGGACGTCCTCGGCTACGAGCGGCCCACCCAGCTGCGGGGCGACCGGGCCCGGCTGGTCGGTCTGGTCCTGCCCGAGCTGCAGAACCCCATCTTCCCGGCGTTCGCCGAGGTCATCGGCGGGGCGCTGGCGCAACTGGGGCTGACTCCGGTGCTGTGCACCCAGACCAAGGGCGGGGTCTCCGAGGCCGATTACGTGGATCTGCTGCTGCAACAGCAGGTCTCCGGCGTGGTGTTCGCGGGCGGGCTGTTCGCACAGGCCGACGCGCCCCACGACCACTACCGGCTGCTCGCCGAGCGCAACATTCCGGTGGTGCTGGTCAACGCGGCGATAGAGCATCTCGGTTTCCCGGGCGTCTCCTGCGACGACGCCGTGGCCGTGGAGCAGGCGTGGCGGCATCTGGCCTCTCTCGGCCACGAGCGGATCGGGCTGGTGCTGGGGCCGAGTGACCATATGCCGTCGGCGCGCAAGCTGGCCGCCGCGCGCGCGGTCGCCGGCCGGCTGCCGGACGAGTTCGTGGCCCGGGCGATCTTCTCGATCGAGGGCGGCCACGCCGCGGCCTCCCGGCTGATCGACCGGGGGGTCACGGGCATCATCTGTGCCAGTGACCCGCTGGCGCTGGGGGCGATACGGGCGGCGCGCCGCAAGGGGTTGGGCGTGCCGTCGCAGGTGTCCGTGGTCGGCTACGACGACTCCGCGTTCATGAACTGCACCGAGCCGCCGCTGACCACCGTCCGCCAGCCCATCGAGGCCATGGGCCGGGCGGCCGTGGAACTGCTGAACGCGCAGATCGGCGGCGCGGCCGTACCGTCCGAGGAGCTGTTGTTCGAGCCGGAGCTGGTGGTGCGCGGCTCCACCGCGCAGCCGCCGCGGGAGTAA
- a CDS encoding ABC transporter substrate-binding protein yields the protein MRSTGFRRTLIALSACSLALTACGGSNDGSADGKTRITVNCMPPKSAKVDRQFFEEDIASFEKQNPDIDVVAHDAFPCQDPKTFDAKLAGGQMENVFYTYFTDARHVVDINQAADLTPYVKELKSYPTLQKQLRDIYTVDGKVYGIPRTGYSMGLIYNRKLFEKAGLDPDKPPMTWEEVRADAKKIAALGNGTVGYADYSAQNQGGWHFTAELYAQGGDVVSADGKKATIDTPEARAVLRNLHDMRWVDDSMGSKQLLVINDAQQMMGSGKLGMYLAAPDNIPILVKEKGGNYKDLAIAPMPGGKGTLIGGDGYMFQKKDTPAQIRAGLKWLDHMFLTPGKGFLGDYVRAKKNDAPVGLPEPRLFTGAADAKDQQVKKANANVPVDNYQTFLDGNQKLRMKIEPPHAQQIYSVLDGAVSAVLTKKDADIDQLIEDASGKIDSILARG from the coding sequence ATGAGAAGCACCGGGTTCCGCCGTACGCTCATCGCGCTCAGCGCCTGCTCCCTCGCCCTCACCGCCTGCGGAGGGTCGAACGACGGCTCGGCAGACGGAAAGACGCGTATCACCGTCAACTGCATGCCGCCCAAGAGCGCCAAGGTCGACCGCCAGTTCTTCGAGGAGGACATCGCCTCCTTCGAGAAGCAGAACCCGGACATCGACGTCGTCGCGCATGACGCGTTCCCCTGCCAGGACCCGAAGACCTTCGACGCCAAGCTGGCCGGCGGCCAGATGGAGAACGTCTTCTACACGTACTTCACCGACGCCCGGCATGTCGTCGACATCAACCAGGCGGCCGATCTCACCCCGTACGTCAAGGAGTTGAAGAGCTACCCCACCCTCCAGAAGCAGCTGCGCGACATCTACACGGTCGACGGCAAGGTCTACGGCATCCCGCGCACCGGCTACTCGATGGGCCTGATCTACAACCGCAAGCTCTTCGAGAAGGCCGGACTCGACCCCGACAAGCCGCCGATGACCTGGGAAGAGGTCCGCGCCGACGCCAAGAAGATCGCCGCGCTGGGCAATGGCACCGTCGGCTACGCGGACTACAGCGCACAGAACCAGGGCGGCTGGCACTTCACGGCGGAGCTCTACGCACAGGGCGGCGACGTCGTCAGCGCCGACGGCAAGAAGGCCACCATCGACACCCCCGAGGCGCGCGCCGTCCTGCGGAATCTGCACGACATGCGCTGGGTGGACGACTCGATGGGCAGCAAGCAGCTCCTCGTCATCAACGACGCCCAGCAGATGATGGGCTCGGGCAAGCTGGGCATGTACCTCGCCGCGCCCGACAACATCCCGATCCTGGTGAAGGAGAAGGGCGGCAACTACAAGGACCTCGCCATCGCCCCCATGCCCGGCGGCAAGGGCACGCTCATCGGCGGCGACGGCTATATGTTCCAGAAGAAGGACACGCCCGCCCAGATCCGGGCCGGGCTCAAGTGGCTCGACCACATGTTCCTGACCCCGGGCAAGGGCTTCCTCGGCGACTACGTCCGCGCCAAGAAGAACGACGCCCCGGTGGGCCTGCCCGAGCCGCGGCTGTTCACCGGCGCCGCCGACGCCAAGGACCAGCAGGTCAAGAAGGCCAACGCCAATGTCCCCGTGGACAACTATCAGACCTTCCTGGACGGCAATCAGAAGCTGCGGATGAAGATCGAGCCGCCGCACGCCCAGCAGATCTACTCCGTCCTCGACGGAGCCGTCTCCGCCGTCCTGACCAAGAAGGACGCCGACATCGACCAGCTCATCGAGGACGCCTCCGGAAAGATCGACAGCATCCTGGCCCGGGGCTGA